A genomic window from Gracilinanus agilis isolate LMUSP501 chromosome X, AgileGrace, whole genome shotgun sequence includes:
- the LOC123253631 gene encoding LOW QUALITY PROTEIN: zinc finger protein 70-like (The sequence of the model RefSeq protein was modified relative to this genomic sequence to represent the inferred CDS: inserted 2 bases in 1 codon; substituted 1 base at 1 genomic stop codon) has translation MCLVGVGGLRGKTDSNAKGNLRFGCRGIPPKKPAMIVYLEQGEMAWSPALQRPQKKKRRRQSHSLGDGAKTKTKDSYPKQEINEDTGSQRILSEGILGTFVQDPEFQEISDCEGKLELQQGSTAGNRLRTPIQEKYFWHVSLFPSNGTAEQRSQEWKGILDLNFKMVPHPGNLSGERAQECDSHKHNQGQNILSLRYQLPNNEEKTSMGGAAGFCHSGIDCRQKSKLYKCYECGKTFGRNSYLIRHQRIHNGEKPYECKECGKTFRGRSGLSQHQRIHSGEKPYECKECGKTFRGSSGLSEHQRIHSGEKPHECKECGKVFTQSSSLRKHQRIHSGEKXHECKXCGKAFIQRSDLSKHQRIHSGEKTYVCKECGKSFRGSSGLWKYQRIHTGDKPYECKECGKAFTFRSYLRKHQRIHTGEKPYQSQECGRAFRPGVVEGGVELDLMLPGGSLRNSSKKDSPSSRTITEPEAIWVLLIALGILGRVVPLVRYTGAQTKVLKRENAPPQLAREAMMRGMRHSLRLASTPPLHGPGCSQVPL, from the exons GAATTCCTCCTAAGAAGCCAGCAATGATTGTGTATCTGGAACAAGGGGAAATGGCATGGAGCCCAGCTCTGCAGAGAcctcagaagaaaaagagaaggcgCCAAAGCCACAGCTTGG GTGATGGGGCAAAGACTAAAACTAAAGACAGTTATCCAAAACAGGAAATTAATGAAGATACAGGATCACAGAGGATATTATCAGAAGGAATCTTGGGGACTTTTGTCCAGGACCCAGAGTTTCAAGAAATTTCAGACTGTGAAGGCAAGTTAGAATTGCAGCAAGGAAGCACAGCAGGCAACAGACTCAGAACACCTATCCAGGAGAAATATTTCTGGCATGTGTCTCTTTTCCCCAGCAATGGTACTGCAGAGCAGAGAAGCCAGGAGTGGAAAGGAATCTTGGATCTAAACTTTAAGATGGTTCCACACCCAGGAAATCTTTCAGGAGAAAGAGCTCAGGAATGTGATTCTCATAAGCACAATCAGGGACAAAACATATTATCTTTAAGATATCAGCTACCCAATAATGAAGAGAAAACCTCTATGGGTGGGGCAGCTGGCTTTTGTCATTCAGGCATTGATtgcagacaaaagagcaaactatataaatgttatgagTGTGGGAAAACCTTTGGAAGGAACTCATACCTTATTAGACACCAAAGAATCCATAatggagagaagccctatgaatgtaaagaatgtggaaaaacCTTCAGGGGAAGATCAGGCCTGAgtcagcatcagagaatccatagtggagagaagccctatgaatgcaaagaatgtggaAAAACCTTCAGAGGAAGCTCAGGCCTTAgtgagcatcagagaatccatagtggagagaagccccatgaatgcaaagaatgtgggaaagtCTTCACACAGAGCTCAAGCCTTAgaaaacatcaaagaatccatagTGGAGAGAA ACATGAATGCAAataatgtgggaaagccttcataCAGAGGTCAGACcttagtaagcatcagagaatccatagtgGAGAGAAGACATATGTatgcaaagaatgtgggaaaTCCTTCAGGGGAAGCTCAGGCCTTTGGAAgtatcagagaatccatactggagacaagccctatgaatgcaaagaatgtgggaaagccttcacatTTCGCTCATACCTTAGAAAGCATcaaagaatccatactggagagaagccctatcaAAGCCAAGAATGTGGGAGAGCTTTTAGG CCTGGTGTAGTGGAAGGCGGGGTAGAGCTGGACCTGATGCTCCCTGGGGGCTCACTAAGGAACTCCTCCAAAAAGGACTCACCATCAAGTAGGACCATCACTGAGCCAGAGGCCATCTGG GTCTTACTGATAGCtctgggaattctgggaagagtAGTCCCATTGGTTCGCTACACTGGCGCCCAGACTAAGGTCCTGAAGCGTGAAAACGCACCACCTCAGCTGG CCAGAGAAGCCATGATGCGTGGGATGCGTCACAGCCTGCGACTTGCATCAACCCCACCCCTTCACGGCCCGGGTTGTTCGCAGGTGCCTCTCTAG